In one window of Paucidesulfovibrio gracilis DSM 16080 DNA:
- a CDS encoding ammonium transporter: protein MLALALTLVPGLALAQDAPELLTQDNANILWTLIAAILVMFMQAGFACVECGFTRAKSAGNIIMKNFLDFGAGQIVFYFLGFGLMFGTGSSLLGLSNFGLSGVADADLPWSYTFWFFQSVFAATAATIVSGGIAERTKFGTYVLVSLVVTGVIYPISGHWAWGSLYGDAGWLESTFSVAFCDFAGSSVVHSVGGWLALAGALVVGPRIGKYDNDGKARAIPGHNIPLAALGVFILWFGWFGFNPGSTTTADSSIGLIAMNTSLAAAAGSLAALAVSWLRFGKPDMSMTMNGSLAGLVGITAPCATVLPGSAILIGLVAGALVVLSIEFIDKVLRIDDPVGAVSVHGVCGAWGTLACGLFNTDGGLFFGGGLAQLGVQVVGVAVFFVWAFGTGLITFTVLKKLMGLRVSEEEERKGLDISEHGSEAYSGFQIFTVE from the coding sequence ATGCTGGCCCTGGCGCTGACCCTCGTCCCCGGCCTCGCCCTGGCACAGGACGCGCCTGAGCTGCTCACCCAGGACAATGCCAACATCCTCTGGACCCTCATCGCGGCCATCCTGGTCATGTTCATGCAGGCCGGGTTCGCCTGCGTGGAATGCGGCTTCACGCGCGCCAAAAGCGCCGGCAACATCATCATGAAAAACTTTTTGGACTTCGGTGCCGGACAGATCGTCTTCTACTTTCTCGGATTCGGTCTCATGTTCGGCACCGGCTCCAGCCTGCTCGGACTCTCCAATTTCGGACTGAGCGGCGTGGCCGATGCGGACCTGCCCTGGTCATACACTTTCTGGTTCTTCCAGTCCGTGTTTGCGGCCACTGCGGCCACCATCGTTTCCGGCGGCATTGCCGAGCGCACCAAGTTCGGAACCTACGTACTGGTCTCCCTGGTGGTTACGGGCGTGATCTACCCCATTTCCGGACACTGGGCCTGGGGCAGCCTTTACGGTGACGCGGGCTGGCTCGAATCCACCTTCTCCGTGGCCTTCTGCGACTTTGCCGGTTCCTCCGTGGTTCACTCCGTAGGCGGCTGGCTCGCCCTGGCCGGCGCCCTGGTCGTGGGACCGCGCATCGGTAAGTACGACAACGACGGCAAGGCCCGCGCCATCCCCGGCCACAACATCCCCCTGGCCGCCCTTGGCGTGTTCATCCTCTGGTTCGGCTGGTTCGGCTTCAACCCCGGCTCCACCACCACGGCGGATTCGAGCATCGGTCTCATCGCCATGAACACATCCCTGGCCGCTGCGGCCGGATCCCTGGCTGCCCTGGCTGTGTCCTGGCTGCGCTTCGGCAAGCCCGACATGTCCATGACCATGAACGGCTCCCTGGCGGGTCTGGTGGGCATTACCGCTCCCTGCGCCACGGTGCTTCCCGGTTCCGCGATCCTCATCGGTCTGGTGGCCGGCGCCCTGGTGGTGCTCTCCATCGAATTCATCGACAAAGTGCTGCGGATCGACGATCCGGTCGGCGCGGTTTCCGTGCACGGCGTGTGCGGTGCCTGGGGAACCCTGGCCTGTGGGTTGTTCAACACGGACGGCGGCCTCTTCTTCGGCGGCGGTCTGGCCCAGCTCGGCGTCCAGGTCGTGGGTGTGGCAGTGTTCTTTGTCTGGGCCTTTGGAACCGGTCTGATCACCTTCACCGTACTCAAGAAGCTCATGGGCCTGCGCGTGAGCGAGGAAGAGGAACGCAAGGGGCTGGACATCTCCGAACACGGCTCCGAAGCCTACAGCGGCTTCCAGATCTTCACCGTGGAATAG
- a CDS encoding P-II family nitrogen regulator: MKLVIAYIRPEQLTQVKQALYAEGFYSISVTNILGSGRQKGFTETYRGVPMEVNLLKKVRIELGLPADRADVALALIRESAQTGKEGDGVLFVLDVAKAVRIRTGEQDILA; encoded by the coding sequence ATGAAACTCGTGATCGCTTATATCCGCCCAGAGCAGCTCACCCAGGTGAAGCAGGCGCTCTACGCCGAAGGATTCTATTCCATCTCCGTGACCAACATCCTCGGGTCCGGTCGGCAAAAGGGCTTCACCGAAACCTATCGCGGCGTGCCCATGGAAGTGAACCTGCTCAAAAAGGTACGAATCGAACTTGGACTGCCCGCGGATCGCGCCGACGTAGCCCTGGCCCTGATTCGCGAATCCGCCCAGACCGGCAAAGAGGGCGACGGCGTCCTCTTCGTCCTCGATGTAGCCAAGGCCGTGCGCATCCGCACCGGCGAACAGGACATCCTGGCCTGA
- a CDS encoding EAL domain-containing protein yields the protein MPHSILAHRPRSAHIPPLEIHFQPLVSLRRGTVLGVEALARGKDPETGALITPDHLFGKTRSQEARLELDRRCRQAALEAFRPLHKADPNLLLSINVDASIIDASSVHSKVLEEQVAASGIPPENIIVEIVESKAGGTLALMEFVAEYKRLGFVLALDDFGAGHSNLDRIHLLKPDLVKLDRCLISRIHRHFHKQEVVKSFVRLAGRTGCLVLGEGVERLDEALTLLECGVDVFQGFYFGRPVPGFPDWAASEVSVAQVAEAHKTSSIRHYNSEKIRFSGYNALVDRISATLGATTAQGNAPTNTQLEERLRQCLDADARIECLYLLDSQGIQSTDTVRRPEWVRKSRRLLYEPARRGADHSCKEYFLPLRSGLTRFTTEPYISQASGRRCLTISSMFLDPDGTARILCIDLNEE from the coding sequence ATGCCCCACTCCATCCTGGCCCACCGCCCACGTTCCGCCCACATCCCGCCCCTGGAAATCCACTTCCAGCCTCTGGTTTCCCTGCGGCGTGGAACGGTCCTCGGCGTGGAGGCGCTGGCCCGGGGGAAAGACCCCGAAACAGGCGCCCTGATCACGCCGGATCACCTCTTCGGCAAAACCCGCAGCCAGGAAGCGCGCCTGGAGCTGGACCGACGCTGCCGTCAGGCCGCGCTGGAAGCGTTCCGCCCCCTGCACAAGGCCGATCCGAATCTGTTGCTCTCCATCAATGTGGACGCCTCCATCATTGATGCGTCCAGCGTCCATTCCAAGGTACTGGAAGAACAGGTGGCGGCCTCGGGCATTCCCCCGGAAAACATCATTGTGGAAATTGTGGAGTCCAAGGCGGGCGGCACGCTCGCACTCATGGAATTCGTTGCCGAATACAAACGGCTCGGGTTTGTGCTGGCCCTGGACGACTTTGGGGCGGGCCATTCCAATCTGGACCGCATCCACCTGCTCAAGCCGGACCTGGTCAAGCTTGACCGCTGCCTGATCAGCCGTATTCATCGGCATTTTCACAAGCAGGAGGTGGTCAAGAGTTTTGTCCGGCTGGCCGGACGCACCGGCTGCCTTGTGCTGGGGGAAGGCGTGGAACGCCTGGACGAAGCCTTGACGTTGCTGGAATGCGGTGTGGATGTTTTTCAGGGATTTTATTTCGGCCGCCCGGTTCCCGGATTCCCGGACTGGGCCGCTTCCGAGGTATCGGTCGCTCAGGTGGCCGAAGCGCACAAGACCTCGAGCATTCGGCACTACAATTCTGAGAAAATCCGTTTTTCAGGATACAACGCCTTGGTGGACCGCATCAGCGCGACCCTTGGCGCGACCACGGCCCAGGGCAACGCCCCCACAAACACGCAGCTCGAAGAACGACTGCGGCAGTGCCTGGATGCCGACGCACGCATTGAGTGCCTCTATCTGCTGGATTCCCAGGGCATACAGTCAACGGATACAGTCCGGCGTCCCGAATGGGTGCGCAAAAGCCGCCGCCTGCTCTATGAACCGGCGCGGCGCGGCGCGGACCACTCCTGCAAGGAATACTTTCTGCCCCTACGTTCCGGTCTGACCCGGTTCACCACGGAACCATACATCTCGCAGGCCTCGGGTCGCCGCTGCCTAACCATCTCCAGCATGTTTCTGGATCCGGACGGCACGGCACGCATCCTCTGCATTGACCTGAACGAGGAATAG
- a CDS encoding molybdopterin-dependent oxidoreductase: MIRTTCTRHCGNGCALLVRYDGERLHVRGDPDHPATQGLSCAKTVRFGERLHAPDRITRPLLRQNGELRECSWETALNEAARRIQAVRHDPRRMLHIFYVGSYGVLFRASPYLFGRLGASAMSGDYCLDGGIEAQTRDFGECLEPELDDLSASHAIVNWGRNLDAEGMLPGRHVRAAMRRGVEVLAVTPGDPGYTSSAHRVITIRPGTDRFLALAVLRMLDEQGGLCPDSCRAAHGWTEFKRLLRESSVADLLAACDVSPEDARALVRAYASRPCASILGRGVQRYRYGGENVRFIDALALLSGNMGVRGGGTYFASGERGHIDYSWFRRPEPAPRSLPTHDLGAALEQADKDGDPVELIWVEGTNVVTQSPDSERLANAMRKPFVIAVEAFPNDTAEVADLVLPPALMWEWEDVTRCSSHGWIHHSAKVLEPPEGCLSNFTISQEVAARLDPPVPFPDAETVLQEALQAPNATTSLEELRRCTYLPSPRREPPFVHGRFHHADGKARLPVELHPEPAPGPEFPLRILSLVDKAHLLSQIPEAEQRRGPSTVYLSPDCPELARLDRTAPLELVTEFGRMPVRLELLTGLHPEAVFLRRGGWMKCGRGINVLIGPHEGDMAGQCAYYAQYGTLRNA; this comes from the coding sequence ATGATCCGCACCACCTGTACCCGGCATTGCGGCAATGGCTGCGCCCTGCTTGTGCGCTATGACGGTGAGCGTCTGCACGTACGGGGAGATCCCGATCATCCGGCCACGCAGGGCTTGAGCTGCGCCAAAACCGTGCGGTTCGGCGAGCGTCTGCATGCCCCGGACCGGATAACCCGCCCTCTGCTGCGGCAGAACGGCGAGCTTCGGGAATGCTCCTGGGAAACCGCATTGAATGAAGCGGCCCGGCGTATCCAGGCCGTACGCCACGACCCGCGCCGGATGCTCCATATTTTTTATGTCGGTTCATACGGTGTTTTGTTCCGGGCTTCCCCCTACCTTTTCGGCAGGCTCGGGGCTTCGGCCATGTCCGGGGATTACTGTCTGGACGGCGGCATAGAGGCCCAGACCCGGGATTTTGGGGAGTGTCTGGAGCCGGAACTGGATGATCTTTCCGCCAGCCATGCCATCGTCAACTGGGGCCGCAATCTGGATGCCGAGGGCATGCTGCCCGGTCGGCACGTGCGTGCGGCCATGCGTCGCGGCGTCGAGGTGTTGGCGGTCACGCCCGGAGATCCGGGGTACACATCCTCGGCGCATCGGGTCATCACCATTCGTCCCGGCACGGACCGGTTCCTGGCCTTGGCAGTGTTGCGTATGCTGGACGAGCAGGGCGGGTTGTGTCCGGACAGCTGCCGTGCGGCTCATGGTTGGACCGAATTCAAGCGCCTGCTTCGGGAATCCTCTGTGGCCGATCTTTTGGCGGCCTGTGACGTGTCTCCGGAGGATGCCCGGGCATTGGTCCGGGCCTATGCGTCGCGCCCTTGCGCCTCCATTCTGGGACGGGGGGTACAACGCTATCGCTACGGTGGTGAGAACGTGCGGTTCATCGACGCCCTGGCCCTGCTGTCCGGCAACATGGGGGTGCGTGGCGGCGGGACGTATTTTGCTTCCGGTGAGCGGGGGCATATCGATTATTCCTGGTTTCGGCGGCCTGAACCTGCGCCGCGCAGCCTGCCCACGCATGACCTGGGCGCGGCCCTGGAGCAGGCGGACAAGGACGGCGATCCTGTGGAACTGATCTGGGTGGAAGGCACCAACGTTGTCACACAAAGCCCGGACAGTGAGCGCCTGGCCAATGCCATGCGTAAGCCGTTTGTCATTGCGGTGGAGGCGTTTCCCAATGATACGGCGGAGGTGGCCGATCTGGTGCTTCCTCCGGCATTGATGTGGGAGTGGGAGGATGTGACCCGTTGCTCGTCCCATGGGTGGATACATCATTCCGCCAAGGTGCTGGAGCCGCCCGAGGGCTGCTTGTCCAACTTTACGATTTCCCAAGAGGTGGCGGCCCGGCTGGATCCGCCGGTTCCCTTCCCGGATGCCGAAACCGTGTTGCAGGAGGCCTTGCAAGCGCCCAACGCAACCACGTCATTGGAGGAATTGCGGCGGTGTACCTATCTGCCGTCCCCACGGCGGGAGCCGCCGTTTGTCCATGGGCGGTTTCATCATGCGGACGGCAAGGCCCGTTTGCCCGTGGAGTTGCATCCGGAACCTGCTCCCGGTCCCGAGTTTCCGCTCCGCATCCTCAGTCTGGTGGACAAGGCGCACCTGCTCTCGCAGATACCCGAGGCCGAGCAACGGCGCGGGCCAAGCACCGTGTATCTTTCGCCTGACTGTCCGGAGCTGGCGCGGCTGGACCGGACAGCCCCTTTGGAGCTGGTTACCGAGTTTGGCCGCATGCCCGTGCGACTCGAGTTGTTGACGGGACTGCACCCCGAAGCCGTGTTTCTGCGGCGGGGCGGCTGGATGAAGTGCGGACGGGGAATCAACGTCCTGATCGGCCCGCATGAGGGAGATATGGCGGGCCAGTGCGCGTATTATGCTCAGTACGGCACCCTGCGGAACGCTTGA
- a CDS encoding Lrp/AsnC family transcriptional regulator: protein MEKPLNLDHIDRAIIEELQRDGRASYKSIARKLGVSDGTVRLRTERMMDCGYLRISASVNPLYFENTLTAVIGINLEKKVDQQIMEWVSRCSGVQSVINVTGRYDLMVELSVSSRSKLKRFLVDDLQALGGVVSTETYLYLEAINKWVEHKEHSGSFKG, encoded by the coding sequence ATGGAAAAGCCGTTGAACCTTGATCATATCGACCGGGCCATTATCGAGGAACTCCAGCGTGATGGCCGCGCATCCTATAAAAGCATCGCCCGCAAGCTCGGTGTTTCGGATGGTACGGTGCGGCTGCGCACCGAACGGATGATGGACTGCGGGTACCTGCGTATATCCGCTTCCGTCAACCCGTTATATTTTGAAAACACGCTCACCGCGGTGATCGGCATCAACCTGGAAAAAAAGGTGGATCAACAGATCATGGAGTGGGTCTCGCGGTGTAGCGGGGTGCAGTCCGTGATCAATGTGACCGGCCGCTACGATCTGATGGTGGAATTGTCGGTTTCGTCGCGCTCCAAGCTGAAACGGTTTTTGGTGGACGACCTTCAGGCGCTGGGCGGGGTGGTTTCCACGGAAACCTATCTCTATCTTGAGGCCATCAATAAATGGGTGGAACACAAGGAACACTCCGGATCCTTCAAGGGATAG
- a CDS encoding glycine C-acetyltransferase → MRASLTERLAEETAALQAQGLYKAERVIDSPQQARITLADGSEVLNFCANNYLGLANHPRLINAAKHALDHYGYGMASVRFICGTQSVHKRLEERLTSFLGTEDTILYGSCFDANGGLFETLLGPEDAIISDELNHASIIDGVRLCKARRLRYKNNDMADLEAKLREAADCRHVLVVTDGVFSMDGIVADLGTLCDLAEQYGALTMVDDSHATGFMGDHGRGSHEHRGVMGRIDILTGTLGKALGGASGGYTSGRKEIIEWLRQRSRPYLFSNTLCPSIAAASLEALDMIEGLDELRDNLRKNSRIFRQGMTEAGFDLVPGEHPIIPVMLGDARVARDMAASLLKKGVYVIGFSYPVVPQGKARIRTQMSAAHTPEQVRQAVDAFIATGREMNLIA, encoded by the coding sequence ATGCGCGCATCGCTGACCGAACGCCTGGCCGAAGAAACCGCCGCACTGCAAGCCCAGGGACTATACAAGGCCGAACGGGTCATCGACTCGCCCCAGCAGGCCCGCATCACCCTGGCCGACGGAAGCGAAGTGCTCAACTTTTGCGCCAACAACTATCTCGGGCTGGCCAACCACCCGCGCCTGATCAACGCGGCCAAACACGCCCTGGATCACTACGGCTATGGCATGGCTTCGGTACGATTCATCTGCGGCACCCAATCCGTGCACAAACGGCTGGAAGAGCGCCTGACCTCCTTTCTCGGCACCGAGGACACCATTCTCTATGGTTCCTGCTTTGACGCCAACGGCGGACTATTCGAAACCCTGCTCGGTCCCGAGGACGCCATCATTTCCGACGAATTGAACCACGCCTCCATCATCGACGGTGTACGGCTCTGCAAGGCCCGCCGCCTGCGGTACAAAAATAACGACATGGCGGACCTGGAAGCCAAACTCCGCGAAGCCGCCGATTGCCGCCACGTGCTCGTGGTCACGGACGGCGTGTTCTCCATGGACGGCATTGTGGCTGATCTCGGCACACTCTGTGACCTGGCCGAACAATACGGCGCCCTGACCATGGTGGACGACTCCCACGCCACCGGATTTATGGGGGACCACGGACGCGGCAGCCACGAGCATCGCGGCGTCATGGGACGCATCGACATCCTTACCGGCACCCTTGGCAAGGCACTGGGTGGCGCATCCGGCGGCTACACCTCGGGACGCAAGGAAATCATCGAATGGCTGCGGCAGCGCTCCCGGCCCTATCTGTTTTCCAACACGCTCTGCCCGTCCATTGCGGCCGCATCCCTGGAAGCCCTGGACATGATCGAAGGACTGGACGAATTGCGCGATAATCTGCGGAAAAACAGCCGCATCTTTCGCCAGGGCATGACCGAAGCCGGGTTCGATCTGGTTCCGGGCGAGCACCCCATCATCCCCGTGATGCTTGGCGATGCGCGTGTGGCCCGGGACATGGCTGCCAGCCTGCTCAAGAAGGGCGTCTACGTCATCGGATTCAGCTATCCCGTAGTCCCGCAGGGCAAGGCCCGCATCCGCACGCAAATGAGCGCGGCGCACACGCCGGAACAGGTCCGGCAGGCCGTGGACGCCTTCATCGCCACGGGCCGTGAAATGAACCTTATTGCCTGA
- the tdh gene encoding L-threonine 3-dehydrogenase: MSRTSDVPRTMRALVKHEAKQGIRLQEAPVPEFGHNDVLVQVDKTAICGTDVHIFNWDEWAAATIPVPMTVGHEFSGRVVAVGSEVRGLQPGDRVSAEGHVTCGHCRNCRAGKRHLCRNTVGIGVNRPGCFADYLSVPASNVFHLPDAVSDEMGAVLDPLGNAVHTALSFDLVGEDVLITGAGPIGMMAVAVARFVGARHIVITDVNDYRLDLAAKLGASHTVNVTRENLADTMAGLGMVEGFDVGLEMSGNPSAFRQLLANMNHGGSVALLGILPESTAIDWNEVVFKGLRLKGIYGREMFETWYKMASMIQSGLNIAPAITHRLDVDDYANGFDVMRSGNSGKVVLDWTKGR; the protein is encoded by the coding sequence ATGAGCCGCACCTCGGACGTTCCCCGCACCATGCGGGCGCTGGTAAAACACGAAGCCAAACAAGGCATCCGGCTCCAGGAAGCGCCGGTACCGGAATTCGGACACAACGATGTGCTCGTGCAGGTGGACAAAACCGCCATCTGCGGAACGGACGTGCATATTTTCAACTGGGACGAATGGGCCGCCGCCACCATCCCCGTTCCCATGACCGTGGGCCACGAATTTTCCGGCCGCGTAGTGGCTGTGGGCAGTGAAGTCCGCGGCCTGCAACCCGGGGATCGCGTTTCCGCCGAAGGACACGTCACCTGCGGACATTGTCGCAACTGCCGAGCCGGAAAACGGCATCTGTGCCGCAACACCGTGGGCATCGGCGTGAACCGGCCCGGCTGCTTTGCCGACTATCTCAGCGTTCCGGCCTCCAACGTGTTCCATCTGCCGGACGCGGTGTCCGATGAGATGGGCGCGGTGCTCGATCCGTTGGGCAATGCCGTGCACACGGCCCTTTCCTTTGATCTCGTGGGCGAGGACGTGCTCATCACCGGAGCCGGTCCCATCGGCATGATGGCCGTGGCCGTGGCCCGGTTCGTGGGAGCGCGGCACATTGTCATCACCGACGTCAACGACTACCGCCTGGACCTGGCCGCCAAGCTCGGCGCCTCCCACACCGTCAACGTGACCCGCGAAAACCTGGCAGACACAATGGCCGGGCTGGGCATGGTGGAAGGGTTTGACGTGGGACTGGAAATGTCCGGCAATCCCTCCGCCTTCCGCCAGCTTTTGGCAAACATGAACCACGGCGGCAGCGTGGCCTTACTGGGCATCCTCCCGGAAAGCACGGCCATCGACTGGAACGAGGTGGTCTTCAAGGGGTTGCGGCTCAAAGGCATCTACGGTCGGGAAATGTTCGAAACTTGGTACAAAATGGCCTCCATGATCCAAAGCGGCCTGAACATCGCTCCGGCCATCACCCACCGCCTGGACGTGGATGACTACGCCAACGGATTCGATGTCATGCGCTCCGGCAACAGCGGCAAGGTGGTGCTGGACTGGACCAAGGGCCGCTGA
- a CDS encoding DegQ family serine endoprotease, whose amino-acid sequence MHPKHPLKQSLSLLALLLVLALPGQSSAGFKLFSDQDQVASLPDFATLAEQAGKAVVNISITKTVQGGQAFRFGPGRGNSPLDEFFDQFFNDPRLPAPFRQQPREQSSLGSGFVITPDGFIVTNNHVVQGADTISVRLQNGDEYDAEVVGTDPETDLALVKIEAESLDVLEFADSDKARVGEWVLAIGNPFGLSNTVTAGIISATGRIIGAGPFDNFIQTDASINPGNSGGPLIDLHGRVVGINTAIIPSGQGLGFAIPSNMAQRVIEQLKLGETVHRGWLGIQMQDIDEDMAQALGLDTPEGVLVADVFAGNPADKAGIRAGDVIVSVNDEPVKDMHALARLIGGMMPGDEAEIGLLRKGERTEVTVTLEERSRNMAQAQPQEREGKVEPASQFGIFLRPLKKGEAERMGLTETRGLLVTNVQPGSAASGQGLSRGDVILEVNQTRVDTVKDFVESAEDSGNRPALLLVRRGTRNFFVTLPVMK is encoded by the coding sequence ATGCACCCCAAACATCCCCTCAAACAATCCCTTTCCCTGCTTGCCCTGCTGCTGGTCCTGGCTCTCCCCGGTCAGTCCTCGGCAGGTTTCAAGCTGTTTTCGGATCAGGACCAGGTTGCCAGTCTGCCCGACTTCGCTACCCTGGCCGAACAAGCAGGCAAGGCCGTGGTGAACATCTCCATCACCAAAACCGTTCAGGGCGGCCAAGCCTTTCGTTTTGGCCCTGGCCGGGGCAATTCGCCGCTGGACGAATTTTTCGACCAGTTTTTCAATGATCCGCGACTGCCTGCCCCGTTTCGCCAGCAACCTCGGGAACAAAGCTCCCTGGGTTCCGGTTTTGTGATCACTCCGGACGGTTTCATCGTGACCAACAACCATGTGGTCCAGGGCGCGGACACCATTTCCGTCCGCCTGCAAAACGGGGACGAATACGACGCCGAGGTGGTGGGAACCGACCCGGAAACCGACCTCGCCTTAGTGAAAATCGAGGCCGAGAGCCTGGACGTGCTCGAATTTGCGGATTCCGACAAGGCCCGCGTGGGTGAATGGGTACTGGCCATCGGCAACCCCTTCGGCCTGAGCAACACGGTCACGGCTGGAATCATCTCGGCCACGGGCCGCATCATCGGTGCCGGTCCCTTTGACAACTTCATCCAGACCGACGCGAGCATCAACCCCGGCAACTCCGGCGGTCCGCTCATCGACCTGCACGGTCGCGTCGTGGGCATCAACACGGCCATTATTCCTTCGGGCCAGGGACTGGGGTTTGCCATTCCCAGCAACATGGCCCAACGGGTTATCGAACAGCTCAAGCTCGGGGAGACCGTGCACCGGGGCTGGCTCGGCATTCAGATGCAGGACATTGACGAGGACATGGCCCAGGCGCTCGGCCTGGACACGCCCGAAGGCGTACTCGTGGCCGACGTGTTCGCGGGCAACCCCGCGGACAAAGCCGGTATCCGCGCCGGGGACGTGATTGTTTCCGTGAACGACGAACCGGTCAAGGACATGCATGCCCTGGCCCGGCTCATCGGCGGCATGATGCCCGGTGATGAGGCGGAAATCGGCTTGCTGCGCAAGGGCGAACGCACCGAAGTCACGGTCACGCTGGAAGAGCGCTCCCGCAACATGGCCCAGGCCCAGCCGCAGGAACGGGAAGGCAAGGTGGAACCTGCCTCGCAGTTCGGCATCTTCCTGCGTCCCCTGAAAAAAGGCGAGGCCGAACGCATGGGACTGACCGAAACCAGAGGGCTGCTGGTCACCAATGTCCAGCCCGGATCCGCTGCCTCGGGTCAGGGACTCTCCCGAGGGGACGTCATCCTGGAAGTGAACCAGACCCGTGTGGACACGGTGAAGGACTTTGTGGAGTCCGCCGAGGACTCGGGCAACCGCCCGGCCCTGCTGCTGGTACGCCGTGGAACCCGAAACTTCTTCGTGACCCTTCCGGTCATGAAATAA
- the ispE gene encoding 4-(cytidine 5'-diphospho)-2-C-methyl-D-erythritol kinase gives MPAHEIQRTAPAKINLNLFITGVREDGFHELDTLFLKLRAPADTIHIVPANPGQGLVLDCPIPGLVPENNIIYKAWEKLGSLTGFRPDLHIRVTKRIPQGMGLGGGSADAGVVLRELNRLAGDRGLEQSRLIALGASLGADVPLFLLDAPAAHATGIGEKLCPASPDLSGFTLVLACPPVHVNTAWAYSEWDRKNPAPTVLTSVPLGTKKSAPESGLLLHNDFEQVVFAAFPRLREIKECLLSAGASGAAMSGSGAGIFALFRDHTQARNAAARLRRKDVPCHTQSFDAGV, from the coding sequence ATGCCCGCACATGAAATCCAACGCACGGCCCCGGCCAAGATCAATCTGAACCTGTTCATCACCGGGGTGCGCGAGGACGGGTTTCATGAACTGGACACCCTTTTTCTCAAGCTCCGCGCTCCCGCGGACACCATTCACATAGTCCCGGCCAATCCAGGTCAGGGGCTGGTGTTGGACTGCCCCATTCCCGGACTGGTCCCGGAAAATAACATCATTTATAAAGCCTGGGAAAAACTGGGCAGTCTCACGGGATTTCGCCCGGACCTGCACATCCGCGTAACCAAACGCATCCCCCAGGGCATGGGACTGGGCGGCGGGAGCGCGGACGCGGGCGTGGTCCTGCGCGAGTTGAACCGCCTCGCCGGGGACCGTGGACTGGAGCAATCCCGGCTCATTGCCCTGGGCGCCTCCCTGGGGGCGGATGTTCCGCTCTTTCTGCTGGACGCACCTGCGGCCCACGCCACAGGCATTGGCGAAAAACTTTGTCCGGCCAGCCCGGATCTATCCGGATTCACATTGGTTCTGGCCTGCCCGCCCGTCCACGTCAACACGGCCTGGGCATATTCGGAATGGGATCGTAAAAACCCTGCCCCCACAGTCTTGACAAGTGTTCCATTGGGTACTAAAAAGTCCGCTCCCGAATCGGGTTTGTTGTTGCACAACGACTTTGAACAGGTCGTGTTCGCAGCATTTCCCCGACTGCGGGAAATCAAGGAATGTCTGCTCTCCGCCGGTGCCTCGGGCGCGGCCATGAGCGGGAGCGGAGCCGGTATTTTCGCTCTGTTTCGGGATCATACGCAGGCCCGGAACGCGGCCGCACGGCTTCGCCGAAAGGATGTTCCCTGCCATACGCAGTCTTTTGATGCTGGGGTGTAG